In Struthio camelus isolate bStrCam1 chromosome 4, bStrCam1.hap1, whole genome shotgun sequence, a genomic segment contains:
- the RASL11B gene encoding ras-like protein family member 11B — MRLTQSMCTIAECAAGGAAGAEGCPAAGAARPRLVKIAVVGGSGVGKTALVVRFLTRRFIGDYERNAGNLYSRHIQIDGEMLAIQVQDTPGVQIHEHSLDCNDQLNRCIRWADALVIVFSITDYKSYELLSHLYHHVRQLHPGNAVPVVIVANKADLLHIKEVEPQHGLQLASMLGCTFYEVSVSENYNDVFNAFHVLCKEVSKQQTASTPERRRTSLIPRPKSPNMQDLKRRFKQALSAKVRTVTSV; from the exons ATGCGCCTGACGCAGAGCATGTGCACCATCGCGGagtgcgcggcgggcggcgcggccggcgccgagggctgcccggcggccggcgccgcccgcccgcgcctcgtCAAGATCGCCGTGGTGGGGGGCAGCGGCGTGGGCAAGACAG CGCTGGTGGTGCGGTTCCTCACGAGGCGCTTCATCGGCGACTACGAGCGCAACGCAG GTAATCTCTACAGCAGACATATCCAGATAGATGGAGAGATGCTGGCTATTCAAGTGCAAGATACTCCAGGAGTTCAG ATCCATGAACACAGTCTGGATTGTAATGACCAGCTGAACAGATGCATTCGCTGGGCAGATGCCCTTGTGATAGTCTTCTCCATCACAGATTACAAGAGCTATGAACTACTTAGTCACCTTTACCATCATGTTCGACAGCTGCATCCAGGAAACGCAGTTCCTGTTGTCATTGTAGCCAACAAAGCTGATCTCTTGCATATTAAAGAGGTGGAGCCTCAGCATGGACTTCAGCTGGCCAGCATGCTGGGCTGTACTTTCTATGAAGTATCTGTCAGTGAAAACTACAACGATGTTTTCAATGCTTTCCATGTCCTGTGTAAAGAAGTTAGTAAACAACAAACAGCCAGCACTCCTGAGCGAAGAAGAACCTCTCTTATTCCACGGCCAAAATCCCCCAACATGCAGGATCTGAAGAGAAGGTTTAAGCAAGCTTTGTCTGCCAAAGTGAGGACTGTCACTTCTGTTTGA